In one Candidatus Nitronereus thalassa genomic region, the following are encoded:
- a CDS encoding CDGSH iron-sulfur domain-containing protein, whose translation MGDPVIIAQRTPYVMEMEPGKYYWCRCGRSQTQPFCDGSHTGTEHSPVEVELTETKRVAWCGCKHTKKPPFCDGSHSHLDD comes from the coding sequence ATGGGTGATCCAGTGATTATTGCGCAACGTACGCCGTATGTGATGGAAATGGAGCCGGGCAAGTATTATTGGTGCCGGTGTGGGCGGTCACAAACGCAACCATTTTGTGATGGATCTCATACCGGAACCGAGCATTCCCCTGTGGAAGTTGAGCTCACAGAAACCAAGCGAGTGGCCTGGTGCGGCTGTAAACATACGAAAAAGCCTCCTTTTTGTGATGGGTCCCATTCTCATTTGGATGATTAG
- a CDS encoding DUF2269 family protein has translation MPDYLITWIHLIAATTLIGGLVFVQFVLNPSAHQNPPDPKTKEMVRLAGRRFRTLAWVCLITLILTGSYQMLNESGSARIETEWGVVLMLKLFLFVIAFGLILIHDFILDPHTPPQKKTINPPAFIPYSRADNLQKAIILMTLAVLLVASYLTTI, from the coding sequence ATGCCGGACTACCTCATTACGTGGATACATTTGATTGCCGCAACGACTCTGATAGGAGGGCTAGTCTTCGTTCAGTTTGTACTGAACCCTTCTGCACACCAAAATCCGCCAGACCCCAAGACCAAAGAAATGGTCCGATTGGCTGGCCGTCGCTTTCGAACCCTTGCCTGGGTCTGTTTGATCACGTTGATCCTAACGGGCTCGTATCAAATGCTAAACGAAAGCGGATCGGCCCGCATTGAAACGGAGTGGGGTGTAGTCCTCATGCTCAAATTGTTTCTCTTTGTGATTGCCTTCGGCCTCATCCTCATCCACGACTTCATCCTCGATCCCCATACACCTCCACAAAAGAAAACCATCAATCCTCCGGCATTCATCCCATATTCACGTGCAGATAATTTACAAAAGGCAATTATCCTCATGACACTCGCCGTCTTGCTCGTCGCCTCTTACCTCACGACGATCTAA
- a CDS encoding tetratricopeptide repeat protein has translation MKNSTKLITICILYLAIGSALNSSVMAQAIKPLSGTKGAEAVNNGVQHFNQGNMDNALSKFQQALTQNPRSGVAHYNLALTYSRLGRSDLAAKHFQQASEFGRGNPFIQNSSILKQHTQKQTKK, from the coding sequence ATGAAAAATTCTACAAAACTGATCACCATCTGCATTCTATATTTGGCCATAGGCAGTGCCCTCAACTCATCTGTTATGGCCCAGGCCATCAAACCCCTCTCAGGGACAAAAGGCGCTGAAGCGGTGAACAATGGCGTCCAACATTTCAATCAAGGGAACATGGATAACGCCCTGTCAAAATTTCAACAAGCCTTGACGCAAAATCCTCGCTCTGGGGTGGCCCATTATAATTTGGCATTAACTTATAGTCGGCTAGGCCGGTCGGATTTGGCAGCCAAACACTTTCAACAGGCCTCGGAATTTGGACGAGGGAATCCCTTCATCCAGAATTCCTCTATTCTGAAACAGCATACCCAAAAACAAACGAAGAAATAG
- a CDS encoding ABC transporter permease, with translation MSYRFLPISLKMAWRETRGSWHQFVFFLVCVAIGVGSVVGVDLFATNVERMILGDARSLLGGDLEIRLARPLDESGETVLASIRDRKIEVTHVRELVGMSAVQEKVRADGLTENPTFPSTQLVEIKAVEPNYPLYGQVEVAPKQPLHALLSSSSSCPTKPCFGIVVQDSLLITLGKEVGSSIKIGQAWFEIRGVLLKEPDRVASAFSLGPRVIISVEALEATELVQVGSRIRQRYLLRVPESIILGSLQGELQGRLAKEGARVSSFREAQPRIRKFLEQLTTYLGLIGLTALFVGGIGIACTIHGFMKQKMTTVAILKTLGADAGIIMRAYLGQSVLMGGLGSLIGAMLGIGLQMAIPLLLGGLIPVAVTSTVTWSPLAKGLVLGVATTLLFTLWPLLTIRTVPPALVLRREVEKGNAVVQQGSFWRNAWIVLVAFWKDRQRLVTSVVIGLGLMLLAMWQARSVTLGFVFILAFAAALVVLQFGARLMLKGLRMLPRPQSFTVRQALGSVQRPGNYTLGMAVAIGVGVMVIVTVALVKASLLTSIGDRIPEDAPTFFFIDIQPDQKETFEQIIRAQTPTATYKLTPVVRSRIGAIDGKPVDPEEHKGKRNGWYFTREYVLTALAELPEDNTVVKGQWWSTDPSDKPSASIGSFPIRMSVEDEAAKNLGLDLGTTVEFNIQGTPLPTIVESTRKVDWGSFSTNFFMILGPGALEGAPMTYISTAKVSPAEEVPLQQALVRALPNVTAIKIGDVLANVARLLEQLAWAIQGMAFLSIISGAVVMVAALSSTRYRRLYESAILKAIGGTRQIIVQAFAIEFAVVGGLAGLIGLGLASALSWAILYFFLDLTWAFQPSILGWALFATIGLAVIVGFLSTFRVLGEPPLVVLRQE, from the coding sequence ATGAGTTATCGCTTCCTCCCTATTTCCCTCAAAATGGCTTGGCGAGAAACACGCGGCAGTTGGCATCAATTTGTGTTTTTTTTGGTGTGCGTGGCGATTGGTGTTGGGTCGGTGGTGGGAGTGGATCTCTTTGCCACGAATGTAGAACGCATGATTTTGGGAGATGCGCGAAGTCTGTTAGGGGGAGATTTAGAAATTCGGCTGGCCCGTCCATTGGACGAATCCGGAGAGACCGTCCTGGCATCGATAAGAGATAGGAAAATTGAGGTCACGCACGTCCGAGAATTGGTTGGCATGTCAGCAGTGCAGGAAAAAGTGAGGGCTGATGGTCTGACCGAAAATCCAACCTTTCCTTCGACACAATTGGTTGAAATCAAGGCGGTTGAGCCGAACTATCCGCTGTATGGCCAGGTAGAGGTGGCTCCCAAGCAACCATTACATGCTTTACTTTCCTCTTCTTCCTCCTGCCCCACGAAACCTTGCTTCGGCATTGTGGTACAGGACTCGTTATTGATCACGTTGGGAAAGGAAGTTGGTTCGTCTATCAAAATCGGTCAGGCCTGGTTCGAAATTCGTGGAGTGTTGCTTAAAGAACCGGACCGTGTGGCCAGCGCCTTTAGCCTGGGGCCTCGCGTGATTATTTCCGTGGAAGCCTTGGAGGCCACGGAGTTAGTGCAAGTTGGCAGCCGTATTCGCCAACGATATCTCCTGCGAGTACCAGAGTCGATAATCCTTGGCTCACTTCAAGGTGAGTTGCAGGGACGGTTAGCCAAAGAAGGAGCCCGCGTATCGTCCTTCCGTGAAGCACAGCCGCGCATTAGAAAATTTTTGGAACAACTCACGACCTATTTAGGGCTGATCGGACTAACAGCATTATTCGTCGGTGGGATTGGCATTGCTTGTACGATTCACGGGTTCATGAAACAAAAGATGACGACCGTGGCCATCCTCAAAACTTTGGGCGCGGATGCCGGGATAATCATGCGTGCCTACCTTGGCCAAAGTGTGTTGATGGGGGGCCTTGGGAGTCTGATTGGCGCCATGTTGGGTATCGGGTTGCAAATGGCCATTCCCTTGTTACTTGGTGGACTCATTCCCGTGGCCGTGACTAGCACGGTGACATGGTCGCCTTTGGCCAAGGGGTTGGTTTTAGGAGTGGCGACGACACTTCTGTTTACCCTATGGCCATTACTGACCATTCGAACTGTCCCTCCGGCGCTGGTGTTAAGGCGTGAAGTTGAAAAAGGAAATGCGGTGGTTCAACAAGGATCTTTTTGGAGAAACGCTTGGATCGTTCTGGTCGCGTTCTGGAAAGATCGTCAGCGGCTGGTGACCAGTGTTGTGATTGGCCTTGGACTCATGCTCCTTGCCATGTGGCAAGCGCGATCTGTAACCCTTGGCTTCGTATTTATTCTAGCCTTTGCCGCGGCATTAGTTGTTCTCCAGTTTGGGGCGCGTCTGATGCTGAAGGGATTACGAATGTTACCTCGACCCCAATCCTTTACCGTTCGGCAAGCATTAGGGAGTGTGCAACGACCAGGGAATTATACCCTGGGAATGGCGGTGGCCATCGGTGTCGGCGTGATGGTCATCGTCACGGTGGCATTGGTAAAAGCATCCTTACTGACGTCGATTGGGGATCGCATTCCTGAAGATGCGCCCACATTCTTCTTTATTGATATTCAGCCCGACCAGAAAGAAACGTTTGAGCAGATCATTCGCGCCCAAACCCCAACCGCAACCTACAAACTGACTCCCGTCGTTCGTTCACGCATCGGCGCGATCGATGGAAAACCGGTCGATCCAGAAGAACATAAGGGTAAACGTAATGGGTGGTATTTTACTCGGGAATATGTCTTGACTGCGTTGGCCGAACTTCCTGAAGACAACACGGTGGTCAAGGGGCAATGGTGGTCCACCGACCCAAGCGACAAACCTTCTGCCAGCATAGGGTCTTTTCCCATTCGCATGTCTGTGGAAGACGAAGCTGCCAAAAATCTTGGTTTGGATTTAGGCACGACGGTGGAGTTTAATATTCAGGGAACGCCTTTGCCAACCATCGTGGAAAGTACCCGAAAGGTAGATTGGGGAAGTTTTTCCACGAACTTTTTTATGATTCTTGGCCCGGGGGCTCTCGAGGGCGCGCCGATGACCTATATCTCCACGGCTAAAGTGAGCCCTGCAGAAGAAGTGCCGCTGCAGCAAGCATTAGTTCGTGCCTTGCCTAATGTCACCGCCATTAAGATTGGTGATGTGCTGGCCAATGTCGCGCGGCTGTTAGAGCAACTGGCGTGGGCTATTCAAGGAATGGCGTTCCTAAGTATTATCAGCGGGGCGGTGGTGATGGTGGCTGCGTTATCTTCGACGCGTTACCGTCGGCTTTATGAATCCGCAATTCTCAAAGCCATCGGCGGTACACGGCAGATTATTGTGCAAGCCTTCGCCATTGAATTTGCCGTGGTGGGTGGTTTGGCCGGCCTCATCGGCCTAGGTCTTGCCAGTGCCCTCTCCTGGGCCATCCTTTATTTTTTCTTGGATCTGACTTGGGCGTTTCAACCCTCAATCCTGGGATGGGCCCTCTTCGCCACGATTGGACTAGCTGTGATCGTTGGCTTCCTCAGCACCTTCCGCGTTTTGGGTGAGCCGCCCCTAGTGGTGTTGAGACAAGAATAA
- a CDS encoding polymer-forming cytoskeletal protein — MSTAELDEPQTMYAPPTDPYSDFPRDRMSGDAAFGKEKIVAFIGQGVEFKGTINYKGSVRIDGKLDGELHTEGTLLVGKEAVITAKISAGSVISKGKITGDIVANEKVLLLSSANMDGSLNTPQLSIEEGVIFNGTIEMKR, encoded by the coding sequence ATGTCTACCGCTGAATTAGACGAACCCCAAACCATGTACGCCCCTCCAACCGATCCCTATTCTGACTTTCCCCGTGATCGCATGTCCGGGGATGCCGCGTTTGGCAAAGAAAAAATCGTGGCCTTCATCGGTCAGGGTGTGGAATTCAAAGGGACCATCAATTACAAAGGCAGCGTCCGTATTGATGGAAAACTCGATGGGGAATTACATACCGAAGGTACGCTTCTCGTCGGTAAGGAAGCCGTCATCACCGCCAAAATCAGCGCTGGGTCTGTGATTAGCAAAGGCAAGATTACCGGGGATATTGTGGCGAACGAAAAAGTCCTTTTGCTGTCATCCGCCAATATGGACGGGTCGCTAAACACTCCGCAATTATCCATTGAAGAAGGCGTCATTTTTAACGGCACTATTGAAATGAAACGATAA
- a CDS encoding Fic family protein: MSDQVERNRLGDLVITTIANETVRAFVPPQLPPNPPIRLYDLYGLLDESNQALGRLDGLTSILPDTPLFLYMYVRKEAILSSQIEGTQSSLSDLLLFESNESPGVPLNDVQEVSNYVAAMYHGLKRLREGFPLSLRLMREIHEVLLSKGRGSTKQPGEFRQSQNWIGGTRPGNAMFVPPPHDQVMACMGDLEKFIYTATPQLPLLVKAGLIHVQFETIHPFLDGNGRLGRLLITFLLCAEGALKEPLLYLSLFFKNKRQQYYDLLQRVRQEGDWESWLEFFLTGVKETSDQAAETAKLILSLFEKDRLLIENLGRPAASALRVHQYLQSKPILSVPRASEETNLSSPTVRKSISHLEKLGLVREITGKQRGQVFVYDKYLEIINQGTEPL, translated from the coding sequence ATGTCAGATCAAGTGGAAAGAAATCGTTTGGGGGACCTTGTCATAACAACGATTGCCAATGAGACCGTTCGTGCATTTGTCCCACCCCAACTGCCTCCAAACCCACCGATCAGATTATACGACCTTTATGGTCTTTTGGACGAATCAAACCAGGCACTTGGTCGTCTTGATGGGTTAACGTCGATCCTCCCAGATACTCCTTTGTTCTTATACATGTATGTCCGCAAGGAAGCGATCTTGTCCTCCCAGATCGAAGGAACGCAATCATCATTGTCGGATTTGCTGTTATTCGAAAGCAACGAATCCCCAGGAGTGCCATTGAATGACGTACAAGAGGTCTCTAATTATGTCGCCGCAATGTACCATGGCCTTAAACGCCTGAGGGAGGGATTCCCATTGTCACTAAGGTTAATGCGCGAGATTCATGAAGTTCTTCTTTCAAAAGGACGAGGAAGCACGAAGCAGCCAGGAGAATTTAGGCAAAGCCAAAATTGGATCGGTGGCACAAGACCAGGGAATGCGATGTTTGTGCCACCACCACATGATCAGGTAATGGCCTGTATGGGAGATTTGGAGAAATTCATCTATACAGCTACTCCCCAACTTCCATTGCTGGTCAAAGCAGGGTTAATACATGTGCAGTTTGAAACGATTCACCCTTTTTTAGACGGGAACGGACGACTGGGCCGTTTGCTAATTACATTTTTGTTATGTGCTGAAGGTGCGCTCAAAGAACCTCTCTTGTATTTAAGTTTGTTTTTTAAAAACAAAAGGCAGCAATATTATGATCTGTTGCAGCGTGTCAGGCAGGAGGGGGATTGGGAATCATGGCTTGAGTTTTTTCTCACTGGTGTTAAGGAAACCTCCGATCAAGCAGCGGAGACAGCAAAATTGATTCTTTCTCTATTCGAAAAGGATCGGTTGCTTATAGAAAATTTGGGGCGACCGGCGGCATCGGCTCTGCGTGTGCATCAGTATCTTCAATCAAAGCCAATTCTGTCCGTTCCCCGAGCTTCGGAAGAGACAAATTTGTCTTCACCAACCGTACGAAAATCTATTTCACATTTGGAGAAGTTAGGACTGGTCCGGGAAATAACAGGCAAGCAACGGGGGCAAGTATTTGTTTATGACAAATATCTAGAAATCATCAACCAAGGGACCGAGCCGTTATAA
- a CDS encoding ABC transporter ATP-binding protein, translating to MIHVDSLNMQLRAGGQVVSILKGITFDVPAKQIMAIVGPSGSGKSTLLGLLAGLDKPTSGSIQLNGQEITTCTEYELAHFRRKHIGYIFQSFHLIPTLTALENVALPLELSGDSSANTRAQELLEAVGLQDRQGHYPTQLSGGEQQRVAVARAFSCRPPILLADEPTGNLDSATGQKVIDLLLNLNRDQGSTLVLVTHDSTLAARTERIIALHDGAISSDQSVSS from the coding sequence ATGATCCATGTTGATAGTCTTAACATGCAACTTCGGGCTGGTGGGCAAGTGGTATCCATTCTTAAAGGGATTACCTTTGATGTGCCTGCGAAGCAGATAATGGCCATTGTCGGGCCGTCGGGGAGTGGAAAGTCGACCTTGCTGGGTCTTTTGGCTGGGTTGGATAAACCTACCTCGGGATCAATTCAATTAAATGGGCAAGAGATCACAACTTGTACCGAGTACGAGCTAGCCCATTTTCGGCGTAAACATATTGGGTATATTTTCCAATCCTTCCATCTTATTCCTACCCTGACGGCTCTAGAAAATGTCGCGCTTCCCCTAGAATTAAGTGGGGATTCGTCTGCGAATACGCGTGCGCAGGAATTGTTAGAAGCCGTTGGATTGCAAGACCGCCAGGGGCATTACCCTACGCAACTTTCAGGCGGTGAGCAGCAGAGAGTGGCTGTCGCCCGTGCGTTTTCTTGCCGTCCTCCGATCCTTTTAGCTGATGAACCCACCGGGAATTTAGATAGTGCCACTGGGCAGAAAGTGATAGACCTCCTGCTGAATCTGAACCGCGACCAGGGAAGCACCCTGGTGTTGGTCACACATGATTCCACCCTTGCAGCCCGGACCGAACGAATCATCGCCTTGCATGATGGTGCGATTTCGTCGGATCAATCCGTGAGTTCGTAG
- a CDS encoding LemA family protein, translated as MSAGRIVLIILAVILVLGLMGGCAVYNGYNQAISLDESVKSQWAQVENQLQRRFELIPNLVETVKGVAGQEEKIFLGVAEARKSYFQADSVNEKARAASGFESALSRLLVLRETYPALKSDQSFLKLQDQLEGTENRLAVERKRYNDAVRALNTFSRKLLGRLYAGLAGVEQAEYFEIGEEAKTTPKVEF; from the coding sequence GTGAGTGCAGGACGTATTGTCTTAATCATTTTGGCCGTCATCCTTGTTTTGGGATTGATGGGCGGATGTGCTGTCTATAATGGCTATAATCAAGCCATCTCTCTCGACGAAAGCGTTAAAAGCCAATGGGCGCAAGTGGAAAATCAGTTGCAGCGACGATTTGAGTTAATCCCAAACCTGGTGGAAACGGTGAAGGGCGTGGCTGGTCAAGAGGAAAAAATCTTTCTCGGCGTAGCTGAAGCCCGCAAGTCGTATTTTCAAGCCGATTCCGTTAATGAAAAGGCACGGGCCGCAAGCGGATTTGAATCAGCCCTGTCGCGTCTCTTGGTATTGCGGGAAACCTATCCAGCCCTAAAATCAGACCAATCTTTCTTAAAACTGCAGGATCAACTGGAAGGCACGGAGAATCGACTAGCCGTGGAACGGAAACGCTATAACGATGCGGTTCGGGCACTCAATACTTTTTCCCGCAAACTGCTAGGACGATTGTATGCCGGTTTGGCTGGGGTCGAACAAGCCGAATATTTTGAAATTGGAGAAGAGGCCAAAACCACGCCTAAAGTAGAGTTTTGA
- a CDS encoding arylesterase — MPPSASPGFPRIVALGDSLTAGLGVSPDQSYPSKLQERLEQAGFHYRVINAGVSGDTTAGGLRRLDWVLKSQPRIVIVELGANDALRGHPLGTTYSNLQEIITRLREANTQVVLAGMKIPPNYGLDYTRGFEAIFERLAREYDVTLIPFLLEGVAAKPGLNQADGIHPTAAGYEIVADTVMEALVPLLDSHDF; from the coding sequence ATGCCACCCAGCGCTTCTCCAGGATTCCCCAGAATCGTGGCCTTGGGGGACAGTTTGACAGCGGGGCTTGGCGTCTCGCCGGACCAATCCTATCCATCCAAACTTCAGGAACGCCTTGAGCAAGCGGGGTTTCATTATCGGGTGATAAACGCTGGGGTGAGCGGAGACACCACCGCTGGCGGATTGCGCCGATTGGATTGGGTCCTCAAAAGCCAGCCCAGAATTGTGATTGTTGAATTGGGTGCAAACGATGCCTTACGTGGACATCCTCTGGGTACCACATACTCAAATTTACAGGAAATCATCACCCGTCTTCGAGAAGCGAATACCCAGGTGGTTTTGGCGGGCATGAAAATCCCGCCCAATTATGGGCTGGACTATACCCGAGGCTTTGAAGCAATTTTTGAACGATTAGCTCGGGAATATGACGTCACACTGATTCCCTTTTTGCTGGAAGGTGTCGCAGCCAAACCAGGTCTCAATCAAGCCGATGGCATTCATCCCACCGCAGCGGGATATGAAATTGTCGCCGATACGGTCATGGAAGCATTGGTACCGTTACTGGATTCCCACGATTTCTGA
- a CDS encoding ChaN family lipoprotein yields MILRQARNPSSVAAELGLCYTISMVFASLRYAKPPFVSLVLLAGVLLVTTACATPQSSPKYQEGQIIAVAQDTVLTIADLRPVLRKADVIYIGETHYTPSHLDAAIQVLQIVLDEGRTPILGMEMFSWDGQSGIDRYLKGDIATVDQFLTESHWKDNWGGKYEDYSPLVDFAKTHQFRLLGLNPPRPFVRKVAQNGLMGIGADPVLQQWNFPDPFPADDPEYRRVIYDQIEKCHGGMKPEVYQKIYEASVFRDEGMASVIATTMSKEGVGRPQTFVSYTGAGHIQYGLPIPKRVQRQMGGTLKQVTLYLHALDPEYPEDVEYLINENIADFVWLTTLGPQGRQPRCGE; encoded by the coding sequence TTGATCCTGCGTCAAGCGCGAAATCCCTCATCAGTTGCGGCAGAATTGGGGCTATGTTACACCATTTCCATGGTGTTCGCCTCTCTTCGGTATGCCAAACCCCCGTTCGTCTCCCTTGTCCTCCTGGCCGGCGTTTTGTTGGTGACCACCGCCTGTGCCACCCCCCAATCCTCTCCTAAATACCAAGAAGGGCAAATCATTGCCGTTGCCCAAGACACCGTCCTAACCATTGCCGATCTGCGCCCCGTCCTACGAAAAGCAGACGTGATATATATCGGAGAAACCCACTATACGCCCTCTCACCTCGATGCGGCGATTCAGGTGCTGCAAATCGTTCTTGATGAAGGACGCACACCTATTTTGGGAATGGAAATGTTTAGCTGGGATGGACAATCCGGTATTGATCGTTACCTGAAGGGAGACATCGCCACCGTCGACCAATTTTTGACCGAATCTCATTGGAAGGATAACTGGGGTGGAAAATATGAAGACTATTCTCCCCTTGTGGATTTCGCCAAAACCCATCAATTCAGGTTATTGGGCCTCAATCCGCCTCGTCCTTTTGTGAGGAAAGTGGCGCAGAATGGATTAATGGGAATCGGGGCTGATCCGGTGTTGCAACAATGGAATTTTCCCGATCCATTTCCAGCGGACGACCCCGAATATCGCCGTGTTATTTACGACCAAATTGAAAAATGTCATGGTGGAATGAAACCAGAAGTGTATCAGAAAATTTATGAAGCCTCGGTCTTTCGGGATGAAGGGATGGCATCCGTGATTGCCACCACGATGTCAAAAGAGGGCGTAGGTCGCCCTCAGACTTTTGTCAGTTACACTGGGGCAGGACATATTCAATATGGGCTCCCGATTCCCAAACGGGTTCAACGACAAATGGGGGGTACGCTGAAGCAGGTCACCTTGTATTTGCATGCTCTAGACCCTGAGTACCCCGAGGATGTTGAATATTTGATCAACGAAAATATTGCAGATTTCGTATGGCTGACGACTTTGGGACCGCAGGGGCGTCAACCTCGTTGTGGTGAATAG
- a CDS encoding citrate synthase, which produces MSESVTMRIDDQSIDFPLATGTEAERVIDITKLRERTGLTAFDPGYVNTASCSSAITFLEGNQGILRYRGIPIEQLAEHSNFLETAYLLIYGELPSSSEYEIFVQTITRHTMLHEDVKRFFDGFPKDAHPMAILSAVIGGLSTFYQDSHDPTDPQQVEISTHRLLAKIPTIAAYSYKKSIGQPFVYPDNSLDYCSNFLRMMFSVPAEPYKANPIVAKALNLLFILHADHEQNCSTSTVRLVGSSHANLFASVSAGVYALWGPRHGGANQQVMDMLNTIHADNGNVEKYVEMAKDRAHPFRLFGFGHRVYKNYDPRAKILKQMCDQVLSSLGVQDPLVDIAKRLEDIALKDEFFISHKLYPNVDFYSGIIYKAIGFPVNMFTVLFAIGRLPGWIAHWREMMEESNMKIGRPRQLYTGRTQTEYVPMKQRN; this is translated from the coding sequence ATGTCTGAATCCGTAACCATGAGGATTGATGATCAATCCATTGATTTCCCCCTTGCCACGGGAACCGAAGCCGAACGAGTGATAGATATAACCAAATTGCGAGAGCGAACAGGATTGACCGCGTTCGATCCGGGATATGTCAATACCGCTTCTTGCTCGAGCGCCATCACCTTTCTTGAGGGGAATCAAGGCATTCTTCGGTATCGGGGAATTCCTATTGAACAATTGGCAGAACATTCAAATTTTTTGGAAACCGCGTATTTGTTGATATATGGCGAGCTTCCTTCTTCATCGGAATATGAGATATTTGTCCAAACCATCACTCGCCACACCATGCTGCATGAAGATGTGAAACGGTTTTTTGATGGGTTTCCCAAAGACGCGCACCCGATGGCGATACTATCCGCCGTGATAGGCGGGCTTTCTACCTTTTATCAAGATAGCCACGATCCGACTGATCCTCAACAGGTGGAAATTTCCACGCATCGACTGTTGGCGAAAATTCCAACCATTGCGGCCTATTCATACAAAAAGTCCATTGGACAACCCTTTGTGTATCCGGACAATTCACTCGACTATTGTTCGAATTTCCTTCGTATGATGTTTTCGGTTCCTGCTGAACCGTACAAGGCAAATCCTATAGTCGCCAAGGCGCTGAACCTCTTATTTATTCTTCACGCGGACCACGAACAAAATTGTTCCACCTCTACGGTCCGCTTGGTAGGGTCTTCGCATGCCAACCTTTTTGCTTCCGTGTCCGCGGGGGTCTATGCGCTATGGGGACCACGGCATGGCGGGGCGAATCAGCAAGTTATGGATATGCTCAACACCATTCATGCCGACAATGGCAATGTGGAGAAATATGTGGAGATGGCCAAGGATCGTGCACACCCATTCCGCCTGTTCGGGTTTGGCCATCGGGTGTATAAAAATTATGATCCGCGCGCGAAAATTTTAAAGCAAATGTGTGATCAGGTTTTGTCGTCACTAGGCGTGCAAGATCCGTTAGTGGATATCGCCAAACGTCTTGAGGACATTGCCCTGAAGGATGAGTTTTTTATTTCGCACAAACTCTATCCGAATGTCGATTTTTATAGTGGGATCATTTACAAGGCGATTGGCTTTCCCGTGAATATGTTCACGGTCCTTTTTGCGATAGGGCGGTTACCCGGTTGGATTGCCCATTGGCGGGAAATGATGGAGGAATCAAATATGAAAATTGGGCGGCCCCGACAATTGTACACTGGGCGGACACAAACCGAATATGTTCCGATGAAACAACGGAATTAA
- a CDS encoding TPM domain-containing protein — protein MVKLSLPTRFTTILFFILLASPGWAEVSIHDPGTFVVDEAGLIDPTTEGQLEGWLKELEQKTTAQVKVLTVKTTEGEDIFGFAQRHAESWQLGQKDKDNGALIVLALEERKVRIQTGYGLEGTLPDSWAGSLSRAVASQFFKQGKYSEGIFQLAVITANQVADAQQVTLTGIPNYRYQPNSGGNGSLLGSLIVPLFFLVMLFSNLRRRRRYYSNWGGGGLVEGMLLGSALGGLSGRRSHIGGFGGGFGGGFGGGSFGGGGGFGGGGGGASW, from the coding sequence ATGGTAAAACTCTCCCTGCCAACACGATTCACGACAATCCTGTTTTTTATATTACTCGCCAGCCCTGGATGGGCTGAAGTGTCCATCCATGATCCCGGCACATTTGTCGTCGATGAAGCGGGATTAATCGATCCAACCACCGAAGGTCAACTAGAGGGTTGGCTGAAGGAATTGGAGCAAAAAACCACAGCGCAAGTAAAAGTGCTCACCGTCAAAACCACTGAGGGGGAAGATATTTTTGGATTTGCTCAGCGCCATGCCGAATCTTGGCAACTTGGGCAAAAGGATAAGGACAACGGTGCGCTCATTGTCCTGGCCCTTGAGGAACGGAAAGTCCGTATCCAGACCGGGTATGGACTAGAAGGCACTTTACCCGATTCCTGGGCAGGCTCTCTGTCTCGTGCGGTAGCCTCGCAGTTTTTTAAGCAGGGGAAGTATTCCGAAGGGATTTTCCAATTGGCCGTCATTACCGCAAATCAAGTAGCCGATGCGCAACAAGTCACACTCACGGGTATCCCCAATTACCGGTATCAACCCAATAGTGGAGGGAATGGCTCTCTTCTCGGCTCATTGATTGTCCCGCTGTTTTTCCTGGTGATGCTATTTTCCAATTTGCGACGCCGTCGTCGATATTATTCAAATTGGGGTGGCGGTGGCCTTGTGGAAGGGATGCTGCTGGGATCGGCCTTGGGTGGCTTATCCGGCCGACGTTCTCACATAGGTGGGTTCGGCGGAGGATTCGGAGGCGGCTTTGGCGGTGGATCCTTTGGCGGTGGGGGTGGTTTTGGCGGCGGTGGCGGTGGTGCCAGTTGGTAA